The following coding sequences are from one Mesorhizobium onobrychidis window:
- a CDS encoding substrate-binding domain-containing protein: protein MNLKQLSHMLALSQTTVSRALNGYPEVNEETRRRVIDAAKRHGYRPNPSARRLATGKTGMIGYVLPTGTAVDIDPHFVEFLSGLGDYARSHELDLVLSPADADDQETTYRRIVANRQVDAVYISSPRPADRRVALVSTLGIPFIVHGRSEGLDFDYPFTDIDNEGAFHEAARLLVQLGHRRLALINGDDRETFAIHREHGVRRALAASGLALGEGHVCSLAMTEENGYRAARRLLEQSDAPTAIACSSLIMALGVVRAVRDLGLTIPGDLSLIAHDDVFPWLKPENFSVPLSTTRSSIRLAGARIAERLAARISGLEEGARGEVWPVDLVIRGSVAGAPT from the coding sequence GTGAACCTCAAACAGCTCTCCCATATGCTGGCGCTTTCGCAGACAACGGTAAGCCGCGCGCTGAACGGCTACCCGGAAGTCAACGAGGAAACGCGCCGGCGGGTGATCGACGCCGCCAAGCGCCACGGCTACCGCCCCAACCCAAGCGCGCGCCGGCTGGCCACCGGCAAGACCGGGATGATCGGTTATGTCTTGCCGACCGGGACGGCCGTCGACATCGACCCGCATTTCGTCGAGTTCCTGTCCGGCCTCGGCGACTACGCCCGTTCGCACGAACTCGACCTGGTGCTGTCCCCGGCCGATGCCGACGACCAGGAGACGACCTACCGGCGCATCGTCGCCAACCGGCAGGTCGACGCCGTCTACATCTCCTCGCCGAGGCCTGCCGACCGGCGGGTGGCGCTGGTCAGCACGCTCGGCATCCCCTTCATCGTCCATGGCCGCAGCGAAGGGCTCGATTTCGACTACCCCTTCACCGACATCGACAATGAGGGCGCCTTCCACGAAGCGGCTCGGCTGCTCGTCCAGCTCGGTCACCGGCGGCTGGCGCTGATCAACGGCGACGACCGTGAGACCTTCGCCATTCACCGCGAGCATGGCGTGCGCCGGGCGCTGGCGGCGAGCGGGCTGGCGCTTGGCGAAGGCCATGTCTGTTCCCTCGCCATGACCGAGGAGAACGGCTACCGCGCCGCCAGGCGCTTGCTTGAGCAAAGCGATGCGCCGACAGCGATCGCCTGCTCCAGCCTGATCATGGCGCTCGGCGTCGTGCGTGCGGTGCGCGATCTCGGCCTGACCATTCCGGGCGACCTGTCGCTGATCGCCCATGACGACGTCTTCCCCTGGCTGAAGCCGGAAAATTTCTCGGTGCCGTTGTCGACGACGCGCTCGTCGATCCGCTTGGCCGGCGCACGCATCGCCGAGCGGCTGGCGGCGCGGATTTCCGGATTGGAGGAGGGTGCCCGCGGCGAAGTCTGGCCGGTCGATCTGGTGATCAGGGGATCGGTCGCCGGCGCGCCGACGTAG
- a CDS encoding ABC transporter substrate-binding protein encodes MKKMLLLGAAFVALALGAPAQAELKFKPGEDPRFNWANYEELKKVNLKGETLSIFGPWRGEDEGLVRTVLDYFSEATGAEIKYSSSENYEQQIVIDTQAGSPPNIAVLPQPGLIQDLASKGLLTPLGDDTANWINDNYGAGQSWVDLGTFNDKDGKPGFFAFPYKADVKSLVWYSPDNFEEADYEVPKTQEELAELEKKIIADGGTPWCIGLGSGGATGWPATDWVEDIMLRTQTPETYDKWVKNEIPFNDPAVVNAIDIFGKIATDDKMVDGGAKAVAATDFRDSPKGLFSVPPKCYLHHQASFIPTFFPEGTEVGQDADFFYFPPYASKPDLGTPVLGAGTLAMITKDSKAARAFIEFLKMPLAHEIWMAQGGFVTPFKSVNKEAYASDALKKQGEILAEASTFRFDGSDLMPGKIGAGAFWTGMIDLVGGKPAQDVATDIQKSWDAIK; translated from the coding sequence ATGAAGAAAATGCTTCTGCTGGGCGCCGCGTTTGTCGCGCTCGCCCTGGGCGCGCCGGCGCAAGCCGAACTGAAGTTCAAGCCGGGCGAGGACCCCCGCTTCAACTGGGCGAACTACGAAGAGCTCAAGAAGGTCAACCTCAAGGGCGAGACGCTATCGATCTTCGGGCCATGGCGCGGCGAGGACGAGGGCCTTGTGCGCACCGTTCTCGACTATTTCTCGGAGGCCACCGGCGCCGAGATCAAATACTCCTCGTCGGAAAATTACGAACAGCAGATCGTCATCGACACGCAGGCCGGCAGCCCGCCCAACATCGCCGTGCTGCCGCAGCCGGGCCTGATCCAGGATCTGGCGTCCAAGGGCCTGCTGACGCCGCTCGGCGACGACACCGCCAACTGGATCAACGACAATTACGGCGCCGGCCAGTCATGGGTCGATCTCGGCACCTTCAACGACAAGGACGGCAAGCCGGGCTTCTTCGCCTTCCCCTACAAGGCCGACGTGAAATCGCTGGTCTGGTACTCGCCGGACAATTTCGAGGAAGCCGACTACGAGGTGCCGAAGACGCAGGAAGAGCTCGCCGAGCTCGAAAAGAAGATCATCGCCGACGGCGGCACGCCATGGTGCATTGGGCTCGGTTCAGGCGGCGCCACCGGCTGGCCGGCGACCGACTGGGTTGAGGACATCATGCTGCGCACCCAGACGCCCGAGACCTACGACAAGTGGGTGAAGAACGAGATTCCGTTCAACGACCCCGCGGTGGTCAACGCCATCGATATTTTCGGCAAGATCGCGACCGACGACAAGATGGTCGACGGCGGCGCCAAGGCGGTTGCGGCGACCGACTTCCGCGACAGCCCGAAAGGCCTGTTCTCAGTGCCGCCTAAATGCTACTTGCATCATCAGGCGTCGTTCATCCCGACCTTCTTCCCGGAAGGCACTGAGGTCGGCCAGGACGCCGACTTCTTCTACTTCCCACCTTACGCCTCCAAGCCTGACCTCGGCACCCCGGTGCTCGGCGCCGGCACGCTGGCTATGATCACCAAGGACTCGAAGGCCGCGCGCGCCTTCATCGAATTCCTGAAGATGCCGCTCGCCCATGAGATCTGGATGGCCCAGGGCGGCTTCGTGACGCCGTTCAAGTCGGTCAACAAGGAGGCCTATGCCAGCGACGCGCTGAAGAAGCAGGGCGAAATCCTTGCCGAAGCCTCGACCTTCCGCTTCGACGGGTCCGATCTGATGCCGGGCAAGATCGGCGCCGGCGCCTTCTGGACCGGCATGATCGATCTCGTCGGCGGCAAGCCCGCCCAGGATGTCGCCACCGACATCCAGAAGAGCTGGGACGCGATCAAGTAG
- a CDS encoding carbohydrate ABC transporter permease — protein sequence MAAQIFSAIFVIIAGVGGCVAYFWGANKLVDIIFPSRGVAGAAAIDNLRRQGLIRPWLFVGPAMIILTIYLIYPVVETLRLSFLDRGGANFVGFTNYEWAFGDREFRNSILNNIIWLAVVPAACTFLGLIIAVLTDKIWWGTIAKSLIFLPLAISFVGASVIWKFIYEYRGAGQTQIGLLNAIIQYFGGQPQVWISLPFWNNFFLMIILIWIQTGFAMVILSSALRGIPEETLEAAVIDGANPFQIFWKIMVPQIWGTIAVVWTTITILVLKVFDIVLTMTNGQWNSQVLANLMFDWMFRGGGDFGRGATIAIIIMIAVIPIMIWNIRQANKETGGH from the coding sequence ATGGCGGCTCAGATTTTCTCGGCCATATTCGTCATCATCGCCGGCGTTGGCGGCTGCGTCGCCTATTTCTGGGGCGCCAACAAACTGGTGGACATCATCTTCCCGTCGCGCGGCGTCGCAGGTGCTGCGGCCATCGACAATCTGCGCCGGCAGGGGCTGATCCGGCCGTGGCTGTTCGTCGGTCCGGCCATGATCATCCTCACCATCTATCTGATCTATCCGGTCGTGGAGACGCTCAGACTGTCGTTCCTCGATCGCGGCGGCGCCAATTTCGTCGGCTTCACCAACTATGAATGGGCGTTCGGCGATCGCGAGTTCCGCAACTCCATCCTCAACAACATCATCTGGCTGGCGGTCGTGCCTGCCGCCTGCACCTTCCTCGGGCTGATCATCGCCGTCCTCACCGACAAGATCTGGTGGGGCACCATCGCCAAGAGCCTCATCTTCCTGCCGCTGGCCATCTCCTTCGTCGGCGCTAGCGTCATCTGGAAATTCATCTATGAGTATCGCGGCGCAGGGCAGACGCAGATCGGCCTGCTCAACGCCATCATCCAGTATTTCGGCGGCCAGCCTCAAGTCTGGATATCGCTGCCGTTCTGGAACAATTTCTTCCTGATGATCATCCTGATCTGGATCCAGACCGGCTTTGCCATGGTCATCCTGTCCTCCGCCTTGCGGGGTATCCCCGAAGAGACGCTGGAAGCGGCCGTCATCGACGGCGCCAATCCGTTCCAGATCTTCTGGAAGATCATGGTGCCGCAGATCTGGGGCACGATTGCCGTCGTCTGGACCACCATCACCATCCTGGTGCTGAAGGTTTTCGACATCGTGCTGACCATGACCAACGGCCAATGGAACAGCCAGGTTCTGGCCAATCTGATGTTCGACTGGATGTTCCGCGGCGGCGGCGATTTCGGCCGCGGCGCCACCATCGCCATCATCATCATGATCGCGGTCATTCCGATCATGATCTGGAACATCCGCCAGGCCAACAAAGAGACGGGAGGACATTGA